The following nucleotide sequence is from Penicillium digitatum chromosome 5, complete sequence.
CCTCCCCCGCCGCCTCCTCCAGGAGGTCTCCCTGGAAGACCTACTAAAGGACAGGCTAAAGACCGGGTATGTAAACTGGGTGCTTGAGACTCACTGCCGCAAGCAAATAGTCGCTCAAGGAATTCAGTAGCTAACTATAAATAGGGTGCACTTCTTTCTGACATCCACAAGGGCACCAGGCTGAAGAAGGCCGTTACTAATGATCGATCAGCACCTGTAATCGGAGGCTCAGGAGGGGTCTCTGCAGCCCCTCCCGTCGCGAGTGCGCCACCGGTTCCTGGTGCGAGGCCGCCTCCAAGCAGGCTTGCACCGCCTGTACCATCCGGCCCTGCCGCGAATCGATTACGGAGCAACAGCGAAGGAGTTCCTGGAATAGATAGCGCAGCCAGTGCGACGCCACCCCAATTAGGGGGAATATTTGCTGGTGGGATGCCCAAGTTACGCAGTCGTGGAGGTGTCGATACAGGTGCCAATCGAGACTCGCCCTACATCTCTGATTCCGAAGGTGCACGTCAACCACCTGCTGCATCAGCTCCCAAGCCTCCGACAGCTCCCAGACCTCCTGGGGCCAGACCGCCCCCTCGTCCCTCGTCGACAGATCCGCCGACTGCACCACCGGTCAATCCATTGGTTGCCGGCTTGAAGAGGCCTCCCCCGAGACCTGCTGCACGATCCTCATCTACAGTTTTGGCGCCTGCTACAAAGGCCCCCGAAGCGCCGCCTCCACGCGCGCCTCCTCCACCTCCAGTACCGGGCAAGCTTCCACCACCTCCAGCATCAGGCAAATTCCCACCACCGCCTACATGTGGAAAACCATCCGGCCCCCCACCCCCTCCCCCATCAGCCCCCGCAACTCGGGCACCTCCTCCCCCGCCGGCTGCTTCTAGATCGAcacccccccctcccccatcAGTAGCCCCGCCGTCAATTGCTGCGCAGGCTGCCCGTTCCGCCCTGGGACATTCTTCGCCTTCCCCACCTCCACCACCCCCATCAGCTGCTCCAGGCGCTCCGCCACCGCCTCCAGCTTCACTTCCCGCAGCTCCGCTAACCGAGCCACCTTTCCGACCATCCCCTGTTTCCTCTCACCCTGTCTCCCACGAACCGTTCGCAGCGCTGGACCCTAGTGCGTATACACTTTCCAATGGTGGGTCGTCTGCACCAAGCTCACGAATCCCTTCAACACATGGACATGGCCTAGTCCGAATAGAAGACCCGCGATTTAAATTCCAAGGCGATGGGCTACTCTCCAAACCACGGCAATTTATCGGTGGAGATCGCCGATACCGCGCTGGAAGGGGCAGCAGTGTTCCTTTGGATCTGAGTGCTTTGCGAGGTTAAATGGCGTGCATGGGAAAATTGCGGGCGATATCGTGCACACATAGTGACTTGCTATACATAAATCCTTTTACAATCGAGTCATCTATGTAGATCATTGTCCTTGTAGTGAAATTTGTGCAACAAAATCTATGTTTTCTTATTCGTAAAACTGGTTGGTCTCCTCTCATCAAACAGTATCAAATGATGTAGCATCCACCTCTCCCTTAAGCTTCCGCACGTGATCCAATCGGAGATGTCAATCGTCCGTCGTGGAAAACAACCATGAAGCACTACGACAAGCGCTGCCACCAATCTCTTCGCTTTCAGTCGAGATCATCGACTTGCGTCTTTCTAGAGTTTTGTTGTTATCCTTTACAACACAGGAGGATTCTCGCAATCTGCACTCAAGATTCGACAAACAGCATCAACCCGCTCTGCGCTATTGCCATCACCTCACATTGAATTGGCCTCGAACTTTAAACCAAGCTCCTACAGCTTTGATTTTCCTTGGCAAGTCAACTTTGCCGCGCTACGACTAACCGCGACTAATCCGGTTCTTTAGCTCGTCGGACACACTTGCGCGAAGTGACGGACTCCGAAAGTGAACGAGGATCCACGAACCGTGTCTTGCTCACGCATCGCAAGAGAGCTACCCCGGGCCTAGTGACGAGACCCCTACCGAGTTACAGATACAGCTCGATCCCGACTCAGCGGTGTATCTACCTGTACCTGACCAACCGCAAAATTGAGATACCCTTTACCTTGAACCGCCGTTTCCCCATCCAACATGTCTCTCCACTTTTACGTCAATAGTGAGTTTTGCAGTTAGCTGAAATGCTTTACATATTCCATCGCCCTACATCCATAGATCAAGTGCTGACCAACCTCGACCAAACAGAAAAAGTCCTCATCCTCACAGTTGACGGTCGCACACTCATCGGCGATCTCTTGTCAACCGACCAAACGACGAACCTTGTCCTCGCCAACACCGTTGAACGCATTATCCGCACCCCAGACGACGACGAACCCTCCACTGAAATCGAACATGGGCTGTACTTGATCCGCGGTGACAACGTCGTGATATGCGGTGAAATCGACGAGAAATTGGACGGAGACATCGACTGGTCCAAGGTGAAAGGCGAGGTCATCCGAGAC
It contains:
- a CDS encoding putative proline-rich protein, encoding MPPPPPPPPPPPPGVLGGPPPPPPPGGLPGRPTKGQAKDRGALLSDIHKGTRLKKAVTNDRSAPVIGGSGGVSAAPPVASAPPVPGARPPPSRLAPPVPSGPAANRLRSNSEGVPGIDSAASATPPQLGGIFAGGMPKLRSRGGVDTGANRDSPYISDSEGARQPPAASAPKPPTAPRPPGARPPPRPSSTDPPTAPPVNPLVAGLKRPPPRPAARSSSTVLAPATKAPEAPPPRAPPPPPVPGKLPPPPASGKFPPPPTCGKPSGPPPPPPSAPATRAPPPPPAASRSTPPPPPSVAPPSIAAQAARSALGHSSPSPPPPPPSAAPGAPPPPPASLPAAPLTEPPFRPSPVSSHPVSHEPFAALDPSAYTLSNGGSSAPSSRIPSTHGHGLVRIEDPRFKFQGDGLLSKPRQFIGGDRRYRAGRGSSVPLDLSALRGGFSQSALKIRQTASTRSALLPSPHIELASNFKPSSYSFDFPCSSDTLARSDGLRK
- a CDS encoding Ribonucleoprotein LSM domain, eukaryotic/archaea-type, whose amino-acid sequence is MSLHFYVNKKVLILTVDGRTLIGDLLSTDQTTNLVLANTVERIIRTPDDDEPSTEIEHGLYLIRGDNVVICGEIDEKLDGDIDWSKVKGEVIRDTKNA